A region of Gracilinanus agilis isolate LMUSP501 chromosome 3, AgileGrace, whole genome shotgun sequence DNA encodes the following proteins:
- the FAAP20 gene encoding Fanconi anemia core complex-associated protein 20, with protein sequence MRMRKRSSLKYPWAGWLVSLAAMALAGSSAAVGGRGLRLRLTRKKPPAPPSSSCSGSGGAGQKGRTSNHCSWLDQEGLSESEELWRTLVLRSVNSNLNEANQEMPALPAFFDKNTRNENAQEPAIFTVGTEEFKWIPFPSAFQFIGDQFKNPDSYFTKEKPRLVPCEHEQGEGQQSNGPSPQEASTVGPENWEPRPSSGAGVKRPLEPRDSSIRASKSRLPQLSQLKKKQRLRAERDASSPGSPQTFAEGPSPPSWKKPGYSLYLEGVGAEKEATATAATSQRMVELDGCPMCQIPFTGKLSQLDIDSHLAKCLSESIEDVIW encoded by the exons ATGCGTATGCGCAAGCGCAGTTCTTTGAAGTATCCCTGGGCGGGCTGGTTGGTATCCCTGGCAGCCATGGCTCTAGCTGGAAGTTCGGCGGCGGTAGGGGGCCGTGGGCTTAGGCTGAGGCTGACGCGGAAAAAGCCGCCGGCgcccccctcttcctcctgctccGGGTCTGGTGGAGCggggcagaagggcag AACTTCAAACCACTGCTCTTGGTTGGACCAAGAAGGGTTAAGTGAATCTGAAGAATTGTGGAGAACACTGGTGTTGAGAAGTGTGAACTCCAATCTGAATGAGGCCAACCAGGAAATGCCAGCTTTACCAGCATTCTTTGACAAG AATACCAGAAATGAGAACGCCCAGGAACCAGCCATCTTTACAGTTGGAACAGAAGAATTTAAGTGGATACCTTTCCCCTCTGCTTTTCAATTCATTGGGGATCAATTTAAAAATCCAGATTCTTATTTCACAAAGGAGAAGCCTCGTCTGGTTCCCTGTGAACATGAGCAGGGAGAAGGCCAACAGAGCAATGGGCCTTCCCCCCAGGAAGCATCTACTGTGGGCCCTGAGAACTGGGAACCAAGGCCCAGCAGTGGAGCTGGGGTAAAAAGGCCTTTGGAGCCGAGAGACAGCAGCATAAGGGCTTCGAAGAGCAGACTTCCACAGCTTTCCCAGCTTAAGAAAAAACAGAGACTTCGGGCTGAGAGGGATGCCTCCTCCCCAGGGTCTCCCCAGACCTTTGCTGAGGGCCCAAGCCCTCCCTCTTGGAAAAAGCCTGGGTACAGCCTTTACCTGGAAGGTGTGGGAGCGGAAAAAGAGGCCACTGCCACTGCTGCCACAAGCCAGAGGATGGTGGAACTCGATGGCTGTCCAATGTGCCAGATCCCATTTACTGGAAA GCTGTCGCAGCTGGATATCGATAGTCATCTGGCTAAATGCTTGTCAGAGAGTATTGAAGATGTCATATGGTAA